DNA from Chitinophagales bacterium:
AAATTTTCTTGACTTTCTAATAAATTTATTTCTGTGACTTTTTCAGTATAGTTGTTACGGATTTTTGTCAATATTTCTAATTCTTCCTCTGACATAAACCACAGTTTTGAAATAAAACAGTTATACTTTTCTTTTACCCTTGCACCCCTTATCCCCACATACGCCATAGAGGTATAGCTGATGGGAATTGATTTCTACATTTAAAACTTCTTCGAGTGATTTCTTGATTTGATAGAGACGTGGGTCACAGAATTCTATGATTTTCTTGCACTCTTGACAGATAAAATGGTCATGTTGCTTGAATCCATATGCCTTCTCATAGATAGAAGTATTGTTATTGAGATAATGTCTGGTGATAATGCCACACTCTAAAAACAACTCTAGAGAGTTATAGACCGTAGCCTTACTGACATTAAACTGATTTTTATCTACTGCATGAAATAAATCTTCTGCCCCAAAATGATCATTTCGGTCATAAATGAGTTTCAAGAGATAATTTCGCTCAGGAGTACGTCGAAGTTTCTTTAGAACAATATAGTCTTCTAATATCTTAGAAGCCTTGTCAAATAATTCTTGAATATTCTTATTGGAAGACACCTATTGCGTAGCGATTTTCTTGGACACAACTTCCGACTCTGTCATGACATGGACTATTCCTATACCAGTCCAATGAGACAAGGATAGATAGGAATCATTTAGAGTCACATTCTTTTCTTGCAGTTTCTTGCCTTCCATTGAATACACGGATACTCTTGCTATTTGTCCAGGATTCAAATTTCTAACTTCTATTCTACCATTTACTAGATCAAAGTCTAGGTTTGAGGTATTAGACGACCGAATCTGATTCGTGATAACTCCATTCTTTGTTCTATATCGGTAGCTGACAGTCTGGTATTTTCCAGTAGAATCTACAGTCGCATTGACTATTTCTTGCCGAAAATTTGGCGAATAGAAGGTGTGGGTGGTAATATTGAGTGCATTTATTGGCAACTGTCCTCCCAAAAATGGAGTTAAGTCTTGGCTAATTGGTAATTCAAAAGCTCCCAATTTAGCCTTGGCATAAAGCATAATTTTAGGTGTACCACTTATAATCCTTACAATTTTTATCACATCAATATTATTATCGACAGGTGTTTTAATTTTACCGCTACCTTCTGCTTTGAGATTCAGGTTAAGTTTTATTTCTACTCCTATTGAATCTACTATTAACTGAGATCCAGGAGGTAGACCTGGCAGCATACCTTGGAGCATAGAATCAATATTGAAGCCTTGAAATAAGGTTTTGGGAATTGTAATTTTGACTTCATCGCTACTTGTCACATTCGTGGTATTTGTCATCGGGAAACTAGAATACTTCATTGTGCCTTTAAGGTTCATAGGTCCTATACCAGGTATAGGCATTTGTTGTTGAAGTTGCCCGATAGATATCAAAAATAAATCATTGCCACTCTTTTTGAAAAAAACGGTAGCTTGGTCATTATCATCTTCTGTCAATTTCAGGTTAGAGTTAGGATACTCGACTGTCTTATCATTAGCGACATAGCGTATAACCGTCGTATCATTCTGTGTCAAGTCTGAAAAATCATATACCCCTCCAATAATAGGCTTAGGAGTATAAAGTTGATTATGGACACCATAGGTAAACACATCGCCTATGGTAGGTATATGGGTGGCAGGAATCGTGATTTGTGCATTGAAATCAATAGAAATACAAACCGATACAATATAAATTATTAATCTTTTCACAGGAAAAATTTAAGAATTACTATCTACAAAGATAAGAAATTAATGGAAAAAATTCTAACTAAAGAATATAAGAGAACTTTGACAACTAAATCTGTATAAGTTGTTTCTTAATTTTCTCTCTAAGCGATTCAGAGGCATTTACCAGTGGCAAACGAACGGCATCTGAGGTGATATTCTGTAGGCTAAGAGCGGATTTAATTCCAACTGGGTTGCCTTCTTCGAATATAGAATCTATAATTTCAGATAGTTTAAACTGAATAGCTGTAGCCTCTTTAAACTCACCATTTAATCCATGATTGATCATAGTTGAAAATTCTTTCGGCAATAAATTCGCTATTACCGATATACAACCGTCCATTCCAAATGATAGCTGTGGGACTACTAAATTATCATCACCGCTTAAAACGATAAAATCTTTCGGCTTGTTCTTGACTAATTTCATGCACTGGTCTATGTTGCCACTAGCTTCCTTGACTGCTACAATTTTATCAACCTCTCTAGCCAATTTCAAGGTAGTTTCTGGTAACATATTAGAAGAAGTACGACCCGGAACGTTATAGAGTACGATAGGCAATGGTGAAGCCTTGGCAATAGCTTTATAATGCTGATAAATTCCTTCTTGAGTTGGCTTATTATAATATGGGCTAGCACTCAGTATAAAGCGATATCCGGTCAGATCTGAATTATTCATTTCATCAATAACCTGCTGCGTATTATTACCTCCAAAACCTGCGATAAGATTTACCTTATCTGCCGCAATTTCTGCTACAAATCGAAGTATTTCCGCTTTTTCATCTTTCGTCAGTGTAGGTGTCTCTCCAGTTGTACCTAATACAATTAAGGAGTTCACTCCACCTTTGATACAGTGATTAACAAGTTTTTTTAACGCCTGATAATCTACTGCATTCTCTTTATCAAAAGGAGTTACTAATGCTACTCCTGTACCTCTTAATTGACTGCTCATCGCGTTCTTATTGAAATTATAAAATCCATTAATACCTTGACTATATCTTTCCTACCTTTTACCTTGGAAGTTCCTAATATAATATCAAAAAGTATTGGTTCTTGATTGTAGTTGACCCCAAGTCTCAATTTTGATTTTGAGGCTGCAAATATAACATTAAGCGGAGAGTTTAAATCATTAAAAAAACCCAAAAGTAGGTCGAAATCTTTTGCAGCAAAGTCAAATAATTGTTGCTTAGTAGGATATCCATACCAATTCAAATCTTTTCTACTAAACAAAAAAGGTTCATACTTCTTTTCATCAGAATTGATGAATCCAAAAACTGAGATCGTTTTCCCTTCTTGTTTCAATTTGTTTTCAAGATCTCTAACCGTAGTAATCATTTCATAATCTGAAGCATCATAGGCTATACCTATCGTTTTCATGTTAGAAAAATCCTGAAGTAAGAGATTTTTTCTGACATGTAAGCAATCTTCTTTTAATCGCTTAAAGAAGAAGTAATTTTTAATATCTTGTAACATGAATTCTTTAACCCGCCTCCACAGCACTGCTCATAGCGCTATACTTTTCTATTCTAGTATTGATGCGTTGCTCTGAAGTTAGTTTAGTTAATTCTGCTAGATTTTCGATGATATGATTTTTCAATCTTACCGCCATCTCGCTAGGATTATAATGCGCACCACCAGCAGGTTCAGGTACTATACCATCGATCAATTTATTTTTCAAATTATCTGCAGGAGTAAGTTTGAGAGCTTCTGCGGCTCTTTCTTTGTGTTCCCAGCTTCTCCATAAAATACTGGAACAAGATTCAGGTGAAATCACGGTAAACCATGTATTCTCCAGCATAAATACTTTATCTCCTACACCAATACCCAGAGCACCTCCCGATGCGCCTTCACCTATGATATAACATAAAATAGGAACTTGCAACTGCGCCATTTCAAATAGATTTCGGGCGATAGCCTCAGCCTGTCCTCTATCTTCTGCCTCAATACCAGGAAACGCACCTGGAGTATCTATTAAAGTTACAACAGGAATGTTAAATTTCTCCGCCATTTTCATTGCTCGGAGAGCCTTGCGATAGCCCTCTGGATAAGGCATGCCGAAATTTCTATACTGTCGCATTTTGGTATTCACTCCCTTCTGGTGCCCTATAAGCATAACCGATTGTCCATTGATTTGAGTCATTCTGCAAACGATGGCTTTATCATCTTTTACATTTCTATCTCCATGAATTTCTATACCATAATCTGCTATGTTGTCCATATAATAAAGAGCATAGGGACGATTCGGATGCCGAGAAAGCTGAACCTTCTGCCATGTGGTCAATCCTTGAGTTACTCTTAACTTTTCTGCTTCCAGATTTTCTTTGAGCAGATTTATCTTATCACTGAGGTCAATATTGGACTTCTTCTCCATCGCCTGCATTTCTTCTATCTGCTCTTGAATTTTCTGAATAGGAGCTTCAAAATCTAGATACTGAATTGGCAAACTTTCATTACTCGTCATAATCTTAATAATTTATTAATGGCAAATGTATGTTAAAAGTAAATAAATTGGCTTATACAATAGAAATTTTTAGGGTATTATGTCATATTTATTTAATATTCAATAATTCATATTGAATGCCAGTTAATTTAGCTACAGCTCCTACTGATGGCATATTGTAGAAGTTCTTCCTAACCCATTCATAATGATTGCTTGATTTATCTAATAAGTCAAGTGAGGCTTTATGATTTCTCTGAACCTGTTGTAGTAAACTAAACATCTTTTGCCCAGTATTATCTTTCATAAATAATCTGGTGACGGCATCCATATTGTCCTTGCGATAATCTATTTGATTATCGCTTGACATTCTAGTGCCAGACTTTTCTATAATTTCTGATTTAATGTTTTCTATATATTGATATGCATCTTGTATGTCATGGCTGTACAATGATAAATCCTGTTTTTGATTTTTCGTTAATAAAATCTTATTGAGATAGTCGAAACTTCCTATAACATCACTAGTTGGTTTATATGCCATAACAACCACAAGAAAGCAAAATAGAAGTATCCCAAAGAACCCATAATAGCTTTCTTTAAAATTGTTATTAGATTTTTTAGCCTGATAAATGGCGTAAAACAAAAGTGAAGGAAAAATAAGTGACGCGATACCTACGATACACATTTCACTAGCTCCAGGCCAATGCATAATCTTAAATAAAACTCCTAGTATAGACACACAAGTAGAAAAAATTAAACTAAAGTAGGCAAACTTTCCAAAAAAATTGGGCGTATCCTTTATTCGAACTATGAAATAGAATGGAATAATAAAAATAACGGTCCCTAAGCCTGCTATGACCATTTCATTTGCTCCTGGCCAGTGCATAATTTTAAACAATGTGCCAAACAAGACCATGACCATTGTCATATAAGAAGCTAAGGGCAAAAATCTACGCATAAGAAATAATAAAAAATTAAAATTGGTATTTGACTACCCCTTCAACTTCCTCAATGCCTCATTCAATTTTGGCATTACTTCAAAGGCATCACCCACGATACCATAGTCTGCAGCCTTAAAGAAAGGAGCTTCTGGGTCGGT
Protein-coding regions in this window:
- a CDS encoding T9SS type A sorting domain-containing protein, whose protein sequence is MKRLIIYIVSVCISIDFNAQITIPATHIPTIGDVFTYGVHNQLYTPKPIIGGVYDFSDLTQNDTTVIRYVANDKTVEYPNSNLKLTEDDNDQATVFFKKSGNDLFLISIGQLQQQMPIPGIGPMNLKGTMKYSSFPMTNTTNVTSSDEVKITIPKTLFQGFNIDSMLQGMLPGLPPGSQLIVDSIGVEIKLNLNLKAEGSGKIKTPVDNNIDVIKIVRIISGTPKIMLYAKAKLGAFELPISQDLTPFLGGQLPINALNITTHTFYSPNFRQEIVNATVDSTGKYQTVSYRYRTKNGVITNQIRSSNTSNLDFDLVNGRIEVRNLNPGQIARVSVYSMEGKKLQEKNVTLNDSYLSLSHWTGIGIVHVMTESEVVSKKIATQ
- a CDS encoding acetyl-CoA carboxylase carboxyltransferase subunit alpha, which encodes MTSNESLPIQYLDFEAPIQKIQEQIEEMQAMEKKSNIDLSDKINLLKENLEAEKLRVTQGLTTWQKVQLSRHPNRPYALYYMDNIADYGIEIHGDRNVKDDKAIVCRMTQINGQSVMLIGHQKGVNTKMRQYRNFGMPYPEGYRKALRAMKMAEKFNIPVVTLIDTPGAFPGIEAEDRGQAEAIARNLFEMAQLQVPILCYIIGEGASGGALGIGVGDKVFMLENTWFTVISPESCSSILWRSWEHKERAAEALKLTPADNLKNKLIDGIVPEPAGGAHYNPSEMAVRLKNHIIENLAELTKLTSEQRINTRIEKYSAMSSAVEAG
- a CDS encoding transcriptional repressor, translating into MSSNKNIQELFDKASKILEDYIVLKKLRRTPERNYLLKLIYDRNDHFGAEDLFHAVDKNQFNVSKATVYNSLELFLECGIITRHYLNNNTSIYEKAYGFKQHDHFICQECKKIIEFCDPRLYQIKKSLEEVLNVEINSHQLYLYGVCGDKGCKGKRKV
- a CDS encoding 4-hydroxy-tetrahydrodipicolinate synthase, translating into MSSQLRGTGVALVTPFDKENAVDYQALKKLVNHCIKGGVNSLIVLGTTGETPTLTKDEKAEILRFVAEIAADKVNLIAGFGGNNTQQVIDEMNNSDLTGYRFILSASPYYNKPTQEGIYQHYKAIAKASPLPIVLYNVPGRTSSNMLPETTLKLAREVDKIVAVKEASGNIDQCMKLVKNKPKDFIVLSGDDNLVVPQLSFGMDGCISVIANLLPKEFSTMINHGLNGEFKEATAIQFKLSEIIDSIFEEGNPVGIKSALSLQNITSDAVRLPLVNASESLREKIKKQLIQI